A part of Mycolicibacterium sp. TUM20985 genomic DNA contains:
- the treY gene encoding malto-oligosyltrehalose synthase, whose amino-acid sequence MTILSTYRLQMRGAASGQAFTFADALEQVDYLHDLGVSHLYLSPILTAGEGSTHGYDVTDPTTVSEALGGADGLARLSAAVRARGMGLIVDIVPNHVGVDDPRQNAWWWDLLTHGRESRYGSYFDIDWTLDPEQRIVLPVLGDDGDVDDLVVDGDLLRLGDRAWPIAPGTGAGTAEEVYARQHYKLIGWRHNVCGYRRFFSITSLAALRQEDKVVFDATHAEVKRWFTEGLVDGIRIDHPDGLSDPAGYLEWLRELAGPEAWIVVEKILAPDETLEPSLPVEGTTGYDALRDIGGVLVDPAGAGETEPLEATIRQLKVATATETLASELARVRRAIVAAVGVDHPRLPDAVAALLSHIGVYRSDYRGLAAVMPTALAETAAAEPDLSEALQVVAAALNHVEPATRIQQLCGAVTAKSVEDCLFYRDARLVSLNEVGGEPDRFGVSGAEFHHSAALRAAYWPSAMVTLSTHDTKRSEDVRARIGVLSQVPGLWTELQKSWTAISPPPDPATGAFLWQNAFGVWPADGVVTDELRSRLHAYAEKAIREAALHTSWNEADEEFEGAVHRWLDEMIDGPVGVEMSGLVAQLDGHAQSDSQVQKLLSLTVPGIPDVYQGTELWDDSLVDPDNRRAIDYPARRRELTALSDDKIRIVAAALHSRAERPDSYLAGDYTPVLAEGTAARHLLAFVRADDVLVAVRRWTVQLSETGWGDTSLILPDGEWVDRLTGRTFGGRVDAAELFADLPATLLERRLA is encoded by the coding sequence ATGACGATCCTCTCGACATATAGGTTGCAAATGCGTGGCGCCGCGAGCGGGCAGGCGTTCACCTTCGCCGATGCGCTCGAGCAGGTGGACTACCTCCACGACCTCGGCGTGTCCCACCTCTACCTCTCCCCCATCCTGACGGCGGGCGAAGGCTCCACCCACGGTTACGACGTCACCGACCCGACGACGGTCTCTGAGGCGCTCGGTGGCGCCGACGGCCTGGCCCGGCTGTCGGCGGCGGTGCGCGCGCGTGGGATGGGTCTCATCGTCGACATCGTCCCCAACCACGTGGGTGTCGACGACCCGCGACAGAACGCCTGGTGGTGGGACCTGCTCACCCACGGCCGCGAGTCGCGCTACGGGTCGTACTTCGACATCGACTGGACGCTGGACCCCGAGCAGCGGATCGTCCTACCGGTCCTCGGTGACGACGGTGACGTCGACGACCTGGTGGTCGACGGGGACCTGCTGCGGCTCGGTGACCGTGCGTGGCCGATCGCTCCGGGTACCGGTGCCGGGACCGCCGAGGAGGTCTACGCGCGCCAGCACTACAAGCTGATCGGCTGGCGGCACAACGTGTGTGGCTACCGTCGGTTCTTCTCGATCACGTCATTGGCGGCACTGCGCCAGGAGGACAAGGTCGTCTTCGACGCCACCCACGCCGAGGTCAAGCGGTGGTTCACCGAAGGCCTGGTCGACGGTATTCGGATCGACCATCCCGACGGATTATCCGATCCCGCAGGCTATCTCGAATGGCTACGTGAACTGGCCGGCCCCGAGGCGTGGATCGTCGTCGAGAAGATCCTCGCACCCGACGAGACCCTCGAACCCTCTCTGCCGGTCGAGGGAACCACGGGCTACGACGCCTTGCGGGACATCGGCGGCGTTCTGGTCGACCCGGCCGGTGCGGGCGAGACGGAGCCGCTAGAAGCGACGATCCGCCAACTGAAGGTCGCCACCGCCACCGAGACGTTGGCCAGTGAACTTGCGCGCGTCCGCCGGGCCATCGTCGCGGCCGTCGGGGTGGACCACCCGCGACTGCCCGACGCCGTGGCCGCCCTGCTGTCACACATCGGGGTCTATCGGTCCGACTATCGCGGCCTGGCTGCCGTGATGCCGACCGCGCTGGCCGAAACCGCTGCGGCAGAGCCCGATCTCAGCGAGGCCCTGCAGGTGGTGGCCGCCGCTCTGAACCACGTCGAACCCGCCACCAGGATCCAGCAATTGTGCGGCGCGGTGACCGCCAAGTCCGTCGAGGACTGCCTGTTCTACCGGGATGCCCGCCTGGTGTCCCTGAACGAGGTCGGTGGCGAACCGGATCGCTTCGGCGTCAGTGGCGCTGAGTTCCACCACAGTGCGGCGTTGCGAGCGGCTTATTGGCCGTCGGCGATGGTCACGTTGTCGACCCATGACACGAAGCGCAGCGAGGATGTGCGCGCCAGGATCGGCGTGCTGTCGCAGGTGCCCGGCCTGTGGACCGAGTTGCAGAAGTCATGGACTGCGATCAGCCCACCGCCGGACCCGGCCACCGGAGCCTTCTTGTGGCAGAACGCCTTCGGCGTGTGGCCCGCGGACGGTGTCGTGACCGACGAGTTGCGGTCCCGGCTGCACGCGTACGCGGAGAAGGCGATCAGGGAAGCAGCGCTCCACACCAGCTGGAACGAGGCAGACGAGGAGTTCGAAGGCGCGGTGCACCGATGGCTGGACGAAATGATCGACGGTCCGGTCGGGGTGGAGATGAGCGGCCTGGTCGCCCAGTTGGACGGCCACGCGCAGAGCGACTCCCAGGTGCAGAAGCTGTTGTCCCTGACGGTGCCCGGCATTCCGGACGTGTATCAGGGCACCGAGCTCTGGGATGACAGCCTCGTCGATCCCGACAATCGCCGGGCAATCGACTATCCAGCACGTCGCAGAGAGCTGACTGCGTTGAGCGACGACAAGATTCGCATCGTCGCAGCGGCGTTGCACTCGCGCGCCGAGCGCCCCGATAGCTATCTTGCTGGTGATTACACACCCGTACTCGCCGAGGGCACTGCCGCCCGTCACCTGCTCGCGTTCGTGCGCGCCGACGACGTCCTCGTCGCCGTCCGGCGCTGGACGGTTCAGCTTTCCGAAACCGGTTGGGGCGATACCTCGCTGATCCTGCCCGACGGTGAATGGGTTGACCGCCTGACCGGCCGGACCTTCGGCGGCCGGGTCGATGCCGCCGAACTCTTCGCCGACCTGCCCGCAACACTTCTGGAGCGCCGCCTTGCCTGA
- the dnaE gene encoding DNA polymerase III subunit alpha, which translates to MSKSFVHLHNHTEYSMLDGAAKVKPMFAEAQRLEMPAMGMTDHGNMFGASEFYNASVEFGIKPIIGVEAYIAPASRFDTKRVLWGDPSQKSDDVSGSGAYTHMTMVAENATGLRNLFRLSSLASFEGQLGKWSRMDAEIIAENASGIIATTGCPSGEVQTRLRLGHTREALESAAKWRDIFGPENYFLELMDHGIEIERRVREGLLEVGNKLGIPPLATNDCHYVTREAAHNHEALLCVQTAKTLTDPTRFKFDGDGYYLKSAAEMRKMWDDQVPGACDSTLLIAERVQSYADVWAPRDRMPVFPVPEGHDQASWLAHEVAAGLARRFPDGVPQEYVDRAEFESKVICDKGYPSYFLIVADLINYARSVDIRVGPGRGSAAGSLVAWALTITNIDPIKYGLLFERFLNPERASMPDIDIDFDDRRRGEMVRYAADKWGSDRVAQVITFGTIKTKAALKDSARVHYGQPGFAIADRIAKALPPPIMAKDIPLSGITDPTHERYKEAAEVRSLIETDRDVQTIYETARGLEGLVRNAGVHACAVIMSSEPLVNAIPLWKRPQDGAVITGWDYPSCEAIGLLKMDFLGLRNLTIIGDALQNISANRGIELDLDDVPLDDPATFELLGRGDTLGVFQLDGGPMRDLLRRMQPTGFEDVVAVIALYRPGPMGVNAHNDYADRKNARQAIKPIHPELEEPLREILSETYGLIVYQEQIMRIAQKVAGYSLARADILRKAMGKKKREVLDKEYEGFSEGMKSNGFSAAAVKALWDTVLPFADYAFNKSHAAGYGLVSYWTAYLKANFPAEYMAGLLTSVGDDKDKAAVYLADCRRLGITVLPPDVNESELNFASVGVDIRFGLGAVRNVGANVVGSLINTRSAKGKYTDFSDYLNKIDVTACNKKVTESLIKAGAFDSLDHSRKGLFLIHTDAVDSVLGTKKAEAMGQFDLFGGADTATDAVFAIRVPEDEWEDKHKLALEREMLGLYVSGHPLNGVAHLLAAQVDTPIPAILDGDVPNEAQVRVGGILASVNRRVNKNGMPWASAQLEDLTGGIEVMFFPHTYSTFGADIADDTVVIISAKVNSRDDRLSLIANDLVVPDFSSAQADRPVAVSLPTRQCTVEKVGALKQVLANHPGTSQVRLRLISGDRITTLELDQALRVTPSSALMGELKALLGPGCLGG; encoded by the coding sequence ATGAGCAAGTCGTTCGTGCACCTGCACAATCACACCGAATACTCGATGCTCGACGGTGCCGCGAAGGTCAAGCCCATGTTCGCCGAGGCCCAGCGCCTCGAGATGCCCGCGATGGGCATGACCGACCACGGAAACATGTTCGGCGCCAGTGAGTTCTACAACGCATCGGTCGAGTTCGGCATCAAGCCGATCATCGGCGTCGAGGCGTACATCGCCCCGGCATCGAGGTTCGACACCAAGCGCGTGCTCTGGGGTGATCCCAGCCAGAAGTCCGACGATGTCTCCGGTAGCGGCGCCTACACCCACATGACGATGGTCGCCGAGAACGCGACGGGTCTGCGCAACCTCTTCCGGCTGTCCTCGCTCGCGTCGTTCGAGGGCCAGCTCGGCAAGTGGTCGCGGATGGACGCCGAGATCATCGCGGAGAACGCCTCGGGCATCATCGCCACCACGGGTTGCCCGTCGGGCGAGGTGCAGACCCGGCTGCGGCTCGGCCACACCCGCGAGGCGTTGGAGTCGGCGGCCAAGTGGCGCGACATCTTCGGGCCGGAGAACTACTTCCTCGAGCTGATGGACCACGGCATCGAGATCGAACGGCGCGTCCGCGAGGGGCTGCTGGAGGTCGGCAACAAGCTCGGCATCCCGCCGCTGGCCACCAACGACTGCCACTACGTGACGCGCGAAGCCGCCCACAATCACGAAGCCCTGCTGTGCGTGCAGACCGCGAAGACGCTGACCGATCCGACGCGGTTCAAGTTCGACGGCGACGGCTACTACCTCAAGTCCGCGGCTGAGATGCGCAAGATGTGGGACGACCAGGTGCCCGGTGCCTGCGACTCCACGCTGCTGATCGCCGAGCGGGTGCAGTCGTATGCCGACGTGTGGGCGCCCCGTGACCGGATGCCGGTGTTCCCCGTTCCCGAGGGTCACGATCAGGCGTCCTGGCTGGCGCACGAGGTGGCTGCCGGCCTGGCCCGTCGCTTTCCGGATGGGGTGCCCCAGGAGTACGTCGACCGCGCCGAGTTCGAGAGCAAGGTCATCTGCGACAAGGGTTACCCGTCGTACTTCCTCATCGTTGCCGACCTGATCAACTACGCGCGCTCGGTCGACATCAGGGTGGGGCCGGGCCGTGGCTCGGCGGCGGGTTCGCTGGTGGCCTGGGCGCTGACGATCACCAACATCGACCCCATCAAGTACGGCCTGCTGTTCGAGCGCTTCCTCAACCCCGAGCGTGCGTCGATGCCCGATATCGACATCGACTTCGACGACCGTCGGCGCGGTGAGATGGTGCGCTATGCCGCCGACAAGTGGGGCAGCGACCGGGTGGCTCAGGTCATCACGTTCGGCACCATCAAGACCAAGGCGGCACTGAAGGATTCGGCGCGCGTGCACTACGGGCAGCCCGGCTTCGCGATCGCCGACCGGATAGCCAAGGCGCTGCCCCCGCCGATCATGGCCAAGGACATCCCGCTGTCGGGGATCACCGATCCGACCCACGAGCGGTACAAGGAAGCCGCCGAGGTGCGCAGCCTGATCGAGACGGATCGGGACGTGCAAACCATCTACGAGACGGCTCGCGGCCTCGAGGGTCTGGTCCGCAACGCGGGTGTGCACGCCTGCGCCGTGATCATGAGCAGCGAGCCCCTCGTCAACGCGATCCCGCTGTGGAAGCGGCCGCAGGATGGTGCCGTCATCACCGGGTGGGACTACCCGTCGTGTGAGGCCATCGGCCTGTTGAAGATGGACTTCCTCGGTCTGCGCAACCTGACGATCATCGGCGACGCACTGCAGAACATCAGTGCCAACCGTGGCATCGAGCTGGATCTGGACGACGTGCCGCTGGACGATCCGGCCACCTTCGAACTGCTCGGTCGCGGGGACACGCTCGGCGTGTTCCAGCTCGATGGCGGGCCCATGCGGGACCTGCTCCGGCGCATGCAGCCCACCGGCTTCGAGGACGTCGTCGCCGTGATTGCGCTATACCGGCCCGGTCCCATGGGCGTCAACGCGCACAACGACTACGCCGACCGCAAGAACGCCCGACAAGCCATCAAACCGATCCACCCGGAGCTGGAAGAGCCGCTGCGCGAAATTCTCTCGGAGACTTACGGTTTGATCGTCTACCAAGAGCAGATCATGCGCATCGCGCAGAAGGTGGCGGGTTACTCTCTCGCCCGAGCCGACATCCTGCGCAAGGCCATGGGCAAGAAGAAGCGCGAAGTGCTCGACAAGGAGTACGAGGGTTTCTCCGAGGGCATGAAGAGCAACGGCTTTTCCGCCGCAGCCGTCAAGGCCCTCTGGGATACGGTGCTGCCGTTCGCCGACTACGCGTTCAACAAGTCGCACGCCGCCGGCTACGGGCTGGTGTCATATTGGACGGCGTACCTCAAGGCGAACTTCCCGGCCGAGTACATGGCGGGCCTGCTGACCTCGGTCGGGGACGACAAGGACAAGGCGGCGGTGTACCTGGCGGACTGCCGCAGGCTCGGCATCACCGTGCTGCCGCCCGACGTCAACGAGTCGGAATTGAACTTCGCCTCGGTCGGTGTCGACATTCGCTTCGGCTTGGGAGCCGTCCGCAACGTCGGAGCCAATGTCGTCGGCTCGCTGATCAACACGCGCAGCGCCAAGGGCAAGTACACCGACTTCTCCGACTACCTGAACAAGATCGACGTCACCGCTTGCAACAAGAAGGTGACGGAATCGTTGATCAAGGCCGGGGCGTTCGATTCGCTGGACCACTCCCGCAAGGGCCTGTTCCTCATCCACACGGATGCGGTCGACTCGGTGCTCGGCACCAAGAAGGCCGAGGCGATGGGCCAGTTCGACCTCTTCGGCGGCGCCGACACCGCGACCGATGCGGTGTTCGCCATCCGGGTGCCCGAGGACGAGTGGGAGGACAAGCACAAGCTCGCCCTCGAGCGGGAGATGTTGGGCCTCTACGTATCCGGCCATCCGCTCAACGGCGTCGCCCACCTCCTGGCGGCGCAGGTCGACACCCCAATCCCGGCGATCCTCGACGGCGACGTGCCCAACGAGGCGCAGGTCCGGGTCGGCGGCATCCTGGCGTCCGTGAACCGGCGGGTGAACAAGAACGGAATGCCTTGGGCCTCAGCGCAATTGGAGGATCTCACCGGTGGCATCGAGGTGATGTTCTTCCCGCACACGTACTCGACGTTCGGAGCGGACATCGCCGACGACACGGTGGTGATCATCAGCGCAAAGGTGAACTCGCGCGACGATCGGCTGTCACTGATCGCGAACGACCTCGTGGTGCCCGACTTCTCGAGCGCTCAGGCGGATCGGCCCGTGGCCGTGAGTCTGCCGACCCGCCAGTGCACCGTCGAGAAGGTGGGCGCGCTCAAGCAGGTACTCGCCAACCATCCCGGCACGTCGCAGGTGCGGTTGAGGCTGATCAGCGGCGACCGCATCACCACGCTCGAACTGGATCAGGCGCTGCGGGTGACGCCGTCCTCGGCATTGATGGGTGAGCTCAAGGCACTGCTGGGTCCCGGCTGCCTCGGCGGCTAA
- the treZ gene encoding malto-oligosyltrehalose trehalohydrolase, translated as MPDHEFAVWAPRPERVQLDVDGVLHPMTPSDDGWWRAILDAHVDSRYGFVLDDDDTVLPDPRSPRQPDGVHERSQLWDPSTVAWTDSGWTGKSIEGAVIYELHVGTFTANGTFDSAIEKLDYLVDLGVDLVELMPVNSFSGTRGWGYDGVLWYSVQESYGGPDGLARLIDACHARGLGVLIDAVFNHLGPSGNYLPNYGPYLTEANTGWGQGINVSDADADEVRRYILDCALRWMRDFHADGLRLDAVHALADHTAFHILEEMSTETDELAAQLGRPLALIAESDLNDPRLITPRDRGGYGMTAQWDDDIHHAIHTAVSGERQGYYSDFGTLEALADTLKNGYFHAGTYSSFRRRRHGRPLDTATIPATRLLAYTSDHDQVGNRAIGDRPSQNLDFGQLAVKAALVLASPYTAMLFMGEEWASSSPFQFFTSHPEPELARATAEGRKAEFAHHGWDADEIPDPQELETFSRSKLQWDEVDTGHHARLRELYRALIALRHDEPDLADPWLDHMRVDYDESQRWITLHRGAFAIVCNVGPDPVTVPVSGELVLASDEPAITDETTLPGHSFAILRAVKG; from the coding sequence TTGCCTGATCACGAATTCGCCGTCTGGGCACCGAGACCCGAGCGCGTGCAGCTCGACGTCGACGGCGTCCTTCACCCCATGACGCCGTCCGATGACGGCTGGTGGCGGGCCATCTTGGACGCCCACGTGGACAGCCGGTACGGCTTCGTCCTCGACGACGACGACACGGTGCTCCCGGATCCCCGGTCGCCGCGGCAACCCGACGGCGTGCACGAGCGCTCGCAGTTGTGGGACCCCTCGACGGTGGCGTGGACCGACTCCGGCTGGACGGGTAAGTCGATCGAGGGCGCGGTGATCTACGAGCTGCACGTCGGCACGTTCACCGCCAACGGCACGTTCGACTCCGCGATCGAAAAGCTGGACTATCTGGTGGATCTCGGCGTGGACCTGGTCGAGCTGATGCCGGTCAACTCGTTCAGCGGGACGCGCGGCTGGGGCTACGACGGTGTGCTCTGGTACAGCGTCCAGGAGAGTTACGGTGGGCCGGACGGTTTGGCTCGACTCATCGACGCCTGCCATGCCCGCGGCCTCGGCGTCCTCATCGACGCGGTCTTCAACCACCTCGGGCCGTCGGGCAACTACCTGCCGAACTACGGGCCCTACCTGACCGAGGCCAACACCGGCTGGGGCCAGGGCATCAACGTCTCCGACGCCGATGCGGACGAGGTCCGTCGGTACATCCTCGACTGCGCACTGCGCTGGATGAGGGACTTCCACGCCGACGGTCTGCGGCTGGACGCCGTGCACGCCCTGGCCGATCACACGGCGTTCCACATCCTCGAGGAGATGTCGACCGAAACCGATGAGCTCGCAGCACAATTGGGTCGTCCGCTGGCGCTGATCGCGGAGAGCGATCTGAACGACCCGCGCCTCATCACGCCTCGCGACCGGGGCGGGTACGGCATGACCGCGCAGTGGGACGACGACATCCATCACGCCATCCACACGGCGGTATCGGGTGAACGCCAAGGCTATTACTCCGACTTCGGCACGCTCGAGGCCTTGGCCGACACGCTGAAGAACGGCTACTTCCACGCGGGCACGTACTCTTCGTTCCGGCGTCGGCGACACGGCCGCCCCCTGGACACGGCGACGATTCCCGCCACCCGTCTGCTCGCCTACACCTCCGATCACGATCAGGTGGGCAACCGTGCGATCGGTGACCGGCCGTCGCAGAACCTCGACTTCGGGCAGCTCGCCGTCAAGGCGGCGCTGGTCCTCGCGTCCCCCTATACGGCGATGCTGTTCATGGGTGAGGAATGGGCGTCGTCGAGCCCGTTCCAGTTCTTCACCTCGCACCCGGAGCCGGAGCTGGCGCGGGCCACCGCCGAAGGGCGCAAGGCGGAGTTCGCCCACCACGGCTGGGATGCCGACGAGATCCCCGATCCGCAGGAGCTCGAGACGTTCTCGCGATCCAAGCTGCAGTGGGACGAAGTCGACACCGGCCACCACGCGCGACTGCGCGAGCTGTATCGCGCGCTAATCGCGTTGCGCCACGACGAGCCTGACCTGGCCGACCCGTGGCTCGACCACATGCGCGTCGACTACGACGAGTCGCAGCGCTGGATCACGTTGCATCGCGGCGCCTTCGCCATCGTGTGCAACGTCGGCCCCGACCCGGTCACCGTGCCCGTCTCCGGCGAATTGGTGTTGGCGTCGGACGAACCCGCGATCACCGACGAGACCACGCTGCCGGGGCATTCGTTTGCGATTCTGCGAGCTGTCAAGGGTTGA
- a CDS encoding SRPBCC family protein produces MSDDTTLESRHVSQWIAAEAPAVYAFAVDPGNLPRWAAGLADPTLADAEVRFAPHNDFGVLDHVVRLPSGEEVYNPMRVIPAGTDRGGCEVVFTLRRLAGVTDAAFEADAALVAADLETLRLLVEASS; encoded by the coding sequence ATGAGCGACGACACGACACTCGAGTCCCGCCACGTCAGCCAGTGGATCGCGGCGGAGGCGCCGGCCGTGTACGCGTTCGCCGTCGATCCCGGCAACCTGCCGCGGTGGGCGGCGGGGCTGGCCGATCCCACGCTGGCGGACGCCGAGGTTCGGTTCGCACCCCACAACGACTTCGGGGTCCTCGACCACGTGGTTCGGCTGCCCTCCGGCGAGGAGGTCTACAACCCGATGCGCGTCATCCCGGCGGGGACCGATAGGGGTGGGTGCGAAGTGGTGTTCACGTTACGACGGCTTGCCGGCGTCACGGATGCGGCGTTCGAGGCCGACGCCGCCTTGGTGGCGGCCGATCTCGAGACCTTGCGCCTGCTGGTGGAGGCGTCGAGCTAG
- the ilvA gene encoding threonine ammonia-lyase IlvA — protein sequence MSAELSQTSRRPAPLGASDIDAAAQRISKVVSVSPLQFSDRLSAMTGLQVYLKREDLQVVRSYKLRGAYNLLMQLTPEEIAAGVVCSSAGNHAQGFALACRSMRIHGRVYVPAKTPKQKRDRIRYHGGEFIELIVGGATYDVAAAAALADVARTGATLVPPYDDLRTMAGQGTIAVEILAQLDAEPDLVIVPVGGGGCISGITTYLAERTTSTSVLGVEPAGAAAMVAALANGEPVTLDHVDQFVDGAAVARAGALPFAVLSASGDMVSITSVDEGAVCTAMLDLYQNEGIIAEPAGALSVAALMEACSEGTVEPGSTVVCLISGGNNDVSRYNEVLERSLVHLGLKHYFLVDFPQEPGALRRFLDEVLGPGDDVTLFEYVKRNNRETGEALVGIELGSAADFEGLMARMRASEMHVEALEPGSPAYRYLT from the coding sequence GTGTCCGCCGAACTGAGTCAGACCTCTCGTCGTCCCGCGCCGCTCGGCGCCTCGGACATCGACGCGGCCGCTCAGCGAATTTCGAAGGTGGTCTCCGTCAGCCCGCTGCAGTTCAGCGATCGACTGTCGGCCATGACGGGACTTCAGGTGTACCTCAAGCGGGAGGATCTGCAGGTCGTCCGCAGCTACAAGCTCCGCGGCGCCTACAACCTGCTGATGCAGCTGACGCCCGAGGAGATCGCGGCGGGCGTGGTCTGCTCGTCGGCGGGCAACCACGCCCAGGGGTTCGCGCTGGCCTGCCGTTCGATGAGGATCCACGGCCGTGTCTACGTGCCCGCCAAGACGCCGAAGCAGAAGCGGGACCGAATCCGCTATCACGGCGGCGAGTTCATCGAGTTGATCGTCGGCGGCGCGACCTATGACGTCGCCGCGGCGGCCGCCCTCGCCGACGTGGCCAGGACGGGGGCCACCCTCGTGCCGCCCTACGACGACCTGCGCACCATGGCCGGCCAGGGCACGATCGCGGTCGAGATCCTCGCGCAGTTGGACGCCGAACCGGACCTCGTCATCGTCCCCGTCGGAGGCGGAGGCTGCATCAGCGGCATCACCACCTATCTCGCGGAGCGGACCACCAGCACCTCGGTGCTGGGCGTGGAACCCGCAGGTGCGGCGGCGATGGTGGCGGCCCTGGCCAACGGCGAACCGGTCACCCTCGACCACGTCGACCAGTTCGTGGACGGCGCAGCGGTCGCGCGTGCCGGTGCGCTGCCGTTCGCGGTGCTGTCGGCCTCCGGGGACATGGTGTCGATCACCTCCGTCGACGAGGGGGCCGTATGCACGGCGATGCTCGATCTGTACCAGAACGAGGGCATCATCGCCGAGCCCGCGGGTGCGTTGTCGGTGGCGGCGCTGATGGAAGCGTGTTCGGAGGGCACCGTCGAGCCGGGATCGACTGTCGTGTGCCTGATCTCGGGCGGTAACAACGACGTGTCCCGGTACAACGAGGTTCTCGAACGCTCGCTGGTGCACCTCGGCCTCAAGCATTACTTCCTGGTCGACTTTCCTCAGGAGCCGGGCGCGCTGCGACGCTTCCTCGACGAGGTGCTCGGCCCGGGCGACGACGTCACCCTGTTCGAGTACGTCAAGCGCAACAACCGTGAGACCGGCGAGGCGCTGGTCGGCATCGAACTGGGGTCAGCGGCAGACTTCGAGGGTTTGATGGCCCGGATGCGCGCATCGGAGATGCACGTGGAGGCGTTGGAGCCGGGTTCGCCCGCCTACCGCTACCTGACCTAG
- a CDS encoding TetR/AcrR family transcriptional regulator encodes MSQCDDRPIAVARRRGRPVNSDSAETRNRILRASRLVINERGYQAATFQSISVRAGLSRPTLHYYFASRLEIYQTLIDDSAGLIADLMARARQPRTLAEQFAALVAALRDADAVDRSQVAFLVSARLESTRNPELRAYAGFGVQDCLRELVQGAKDRGELATDTAIGPVVEVLHSMFLGVGFYAGFVTDPADLGLVTGQLDRTVSRGLPTRRDTKADTPSAVGGRP; translated from the coding sequence ATGTCTCAGTGCGATGATCGGCCGATCGCGGTCGCCCGTCGACGAGGACGCCCCGTCAACTCCGACTCCGCGGAGACGCGCAACCGGATCCTGCGCGCCTCACGTCTGGTCATCAACGAACGCGGCTATCAGGCCGCCACCTTTCAGTCCATCTCCGTGCGCGCCGGCCTCAGTCGCCCGACCCTGCACTACTACTTCGCCTCGCGGCTGGAGATCTACCAAACGCTCATCGACGACTCGGCGGGACTCATCGCCGATCTGATGGCCCGGGCACGTCAGCCGAGGACGCTGGCCGAGCAGTTCGCCGCCCTGGTGGCGGCGCTTCGCGACGCCGACGCCGTCGATCGGTCACAGGTGGCGTTCCTGGTGAGCGCCCGTCTGGAGTCCACCAGAAACCCGGAACTGCGGGCCTATGCGGGCTTCGGTGTCCAGGACTGCCTCCGCGAGCTCGTCCAGGGCGCGAAGGACCGCGGTGAACTGGCCACCGACACCGCCATCGGGCCGGTCGTCGAGGTGTTGCACTCGATGTTCCTGGGCGTCGGCTTCTACGCCGGTTTCGTCACCGACCCGGCCGACCTCGGTCTGGTCACCGGGCAACTCGACCGCACGGTGTCACGCGGATTGCCCACCCGTCGCGACACGAAAGCCGACACGCCGAGCGCCGTCGGAGGTCGGCCATAG